The Neospora caninum Liverpool complete genome, chromosome X genome includes a region encoding these proteins:
- a CDS encoding putative signal recognition particle 9 kDa protein — protein MVLLSDWQAFVLAVRDMFVHSPNTTRCTMKYKRQSAELTVKVTDNVTCLKYRATDPAELKNVDRFGRSFMQWTLQPSSASGNLPLDFLPSDVFISRSNYLFTAVL, from the exons ATGGTGCTTCTTTCTGATTGGCAAGCGTTCGTGCTTGCAGTCAGAGACATGTTCGTCCACAGTCCAAACACG ACGAGATGCACGATGAAATACAAGAGACAATCCGCTGAGCTCACCGTGAAGGTGACCGACAATGTAACG tGCCTCAAGTACAGAGCAACAGATCCGGCGGAGTTGAAGAACGTCGACCGCTTTGGCCGGTCCTTCATGCAGTGGACACTGCagccttcttcggcttcgGGGAACCTCCCTCTGGATTTCCTTCCGTCCG ATGTATTTATCTCTAGGAGTAACTATTTGTTTACGGCAGTTCTTTGA
- a CDS encoding putative signal recognition particle domain-containing protein, which produces MDLFAVSRSALLLVFLALDAADVLLVRGLGAASVGSLVCFDDGQKPRARLSCDEETHTAASHVPTPAFNVGVVLQLLDQELTIVGLLGRCGDATLSGGFPLSPSSASPLVGDICTLVGGGARNVSETGDADTPHTRLAQLPDTPLSPLSLLSSLSSPEKNAIPSCVSSDTWNVFSLPTRGAFPSSQSCTPAVLHTGSTVLDSLSPFRLGSSTAVVGPLGTGKSTSLLPLIASHLVSSSASLGASASSVEAETAHSTPPSVVFLSLGTSPPSALAQWLDTLRSVAIPSAAASSPRATTASEATGASQGWGGERKQRLKSKAAANRRDETESFGPNVEGDTPSRRNAESQNSIPPGVLFLHVPPDTHSTSCCMYTAPMLALKAAMASQAAGQNVLLVIDGMDAHAAAAAQLKQNLGQLLASSCARAVLPASGSRGGNQPRGGWGVHTPGGRVSLGGQGSCLTDGGDSGTLPVLPFASIGSYYGQLTSQAGTGGEEGKASLSLVCVLDTPPGVCTPGSSAASGAGADMTKQEKQWNRVISSAIQGDSSLGETTLRKVVEAAQEVLISSADKTVVFHPDAQLDRQSKDQLNKDRMYQWRRSQGAWAEGRSSQNEESLLRSSSGGKRKSMGGVGSVYPMVDLDFLLASSPALLSADACAALSASCFSPSFQENPPPPELLSDALKDLCRKHAEAARHPENACAGFETSPLLSAAASAFAWQQKVLRSQRERQEMMAALKLFVDIWEEEDLVSLHIASSVCTAQLPGRVFSSAEQVLLLRAAATLLFSPVSDDAGVPAPSAPAGPASYKLPWFVGQDRNRVSFADVCGFQESLLGLFQERHPTVWQRLVAYLARDGAHQGPMPAETHARLGASQGANLVLQDETQEAELDKQVTELLQLIGEIDRGLLALGRLLPLTSPPAEE; this is translated from the coding sequence ATGGACCTTTTTGCCGTCAGTCGctctgctcttcttctcgttttcctggcTCTCGATGCAGCGGACGTCCTGCTGGTGCGCGGGCTCGGCGCAGCCTCTGTCGGCAGTCTTGTTTGCTTCGACGATGGGCAGAAGCCGCGGGCGCGGCTGTCTTGTGatgaggagacacacacggcggCGTCGCATGTACCGACTCCCGCCTTCAACGTCGGCGTCGTTCTTCAGCTCCTCGATCAAGAGTTAACCATTGTGGGCCTTCTCGGTCGCTGCGGCGACGCGACGTTGTCGGGAGGtttccctttgtctccgtcctctgcATCCCCCCTCGTAGGAGATATCTGCACTCTTGTAGGCGGTGGTGCTCGAAACGTgtcggagacaggagatGCAGACACCCCTCATACCCGTTTGGCTCAGCTTCCCGACActccgctttcgcctctctctcttctctcttctctctcctctcccgaaAAGAACGCCATCCCAAGTTGCGTCTCCTCCGATACCTGGaatgtcttttctctgccgactcgaggcgccttcccttcctctcagAGCTGCACTCCGGCGGTCCTCCACACCGGCTCGACGGTGCTGGAcagcctgtctccttttcgtttgGGCTCTTCGACTGCGGTCGTCGGGCCTCTGGGGACAGGCAAGTCGACGTCCCTCCTACCTCTCATTGCCTCCCaccttgtctcttcttccgcctccctcggagcgagcgcgtcgtctgtcgaggcagagacagcacacaGTACTCCGCCGTCtgttgtttttctctccctgggCACGTCTCCACCTTCCGCCCTCGCGCAGTGGCTTGACACCCTCCGGTCGGTTGCCATTCCGTCCGCGgcagcttcgtctcctcgggCGACAACCGCGTCTGAGGCGACTGGAGCTTCGCAGGGgtggggaggagagaggaaacagcggcTGAAATCGAAGGCGGCTGCAAATCGACGTGACGAAACAGAATCCTTTGGTCCGAACGTCGAAGGAGATACCCCTTCCAGAAGAAATGCCGAGTCTCAAAACAGTATTCCCCCTGgagtcctcttcctccacgtACCCCCTGACACACACTCCACGTCctgctgtatgtacaccgccCCGATGCTGGCTCTGAAGGCCGCTATGGCGAGTCAAGCTGCTGGCCAAAACGTACTTCTTGTTATCGACGGAATGGACGCAcatgcagctgctgctgccCAGCTGAAACAGAATTTAGGAcagcttctcgcttcttcctgtgctCGCGCTGTTCTTCCGGCCTCTGGGTCTCGCGGAGGGAACCAGCCCCGGGGCGGttggggtgtacatacacctggaGGCAGGGTGTCGCTGGGCGGCCAAGGTTCGTGCTTGACggacggaggcgacagcgggaCACTCCCGGTTCTGCCGTTTGCTTCCATAGGCAGTTATTACGGACAACTCACGAGCCAGGCAGGAACTGGTggcgaggagggaaaagcCTCGTTGTCCCTTGTCTGTGTCCTGGACACGCCtccaggtgtatgtacacctggaaGCTCGGCGGCGTCAGGGGCTGGGGCGGATATGACGAAACAGGAGAAGCAGTGGAATCGTGTGATAAGCTCCGCCATTCAGGGAGATTCGTCGTTGGGGGAAACGACTCTCCGGAAAGTGGTTGAGGCGGCCCAGGAAGTGCTGATTTCTTCTGCTGACAAAACGGTCGTGTTCCACCCCGATGCGCAGCTCGACAGGCAAAGCAAGGACCAGCTGAACAAAGACCGAATGTACCAATGGCGGCGGAGCCAAGGAGCCTGGGCGGAGGGCAGGAGCAGTCAAAACGAGGAATCACTGCTTCGCTCGTCCTCAggggggaaacgaaagagTATGGGAGGTGTCGGGTCTGTGTACCCGATGGTGGATTTGGACTTTCTCCTGGCGTCGTCTCCAGCACTGCTCTCTGCAGACGCTTGCGCCGCCCTATCTGcctcttgtttttctccgtcgTTCCAAGAAAATCCTCCGCCGCCGGAACTTCTCTCCGATGCTCTTAAAGATCTTTGCCGCAAACacgccgaggcggcgcgacACCCAGAGAACGCCTGTGCAGGGTTCGAAACTTCGCCCCTCCTTTCTGCTGCGGCGAGTGCCTTTGCGTGGCAACAAAAGGTGCTGAGGAGCCAGAGGGAACGGCAAGAGATGATGGCCGCGTTGAAGCTCTTTGTGGATAtctgggaagaagaggacctCGTCAGTCTGCACATCGCATcaagtgtatgtacagctcaACTGCCGGGGCGGGTCTTCAGCTCCGCTGAACaggttcttctccttcgcgctGCAGCAACACTTCTGTTCTCGCCGGTCTCcgacgacgcaggcgtcCCAGCGCCCAGCGCGCCTGCGGGACCAGCCAGCTACAAACTGCCGTGGTTTGTCGGCCAAGACCGAAatcgcgtttccttcgcggACGTGTGTGGCTTTCAAGAGAGCCTGTTGGGGCTCTTCCAGGAAAGGCACCCAACTGTGTGGCAGAGACTCGTGGCGTATCTCGCTCGCGACGGGGCTCACCAGGGCCCGAtgccggcggagacgcacgcgcggCTGGGGGCGAGCCAGGGCGCGAATCTCGTTTTGCAAGACGAGACACAAGAGGCGGAACTGGACAAACAAGTCACAGAACTGCTTCAGCTGATTGGTGAAATAGACAGAGGCCTGCTGGCGCTGGGCCGCCTCCTGCCACTCACGAGCCCCCCCGCTGAGGAGTAG